A single genomic interval of Arachis duranensis cultivar V14167 chromosome 7, aradu.V14167.gnm2.J7QH, whole genome shotgun sequence harbors:
- the LOC107458454 gene encoding uncharacterized protein LOC107458454: MPKSVLYILFFSLCIVFSVATSAESEGKSSSVIRLPSQSAGICAGTPSPSSCPAKCFRTDPVCGADGVTYWCGCAEAACAGAEVAKLGFCEVGSGGSAALPGQALLLLHIVWLIVLGFSMLFGLF, encoded by the coding sequence ATGCCGAAATCCGTTTTATAcatcctcttcttctctctctgcATCGTCTTCTCCGTCGCAACATCCGCCGAATCCGAAGGGAAATCCTCCTCTGTCATCAGGCTGCCGTCGCAGTCCGCCGGAATTTGCGCCGGAACGCCATCGCCGTCCTCTTGCCCCGCTAAGTGCTTCCGTACCGATCCTGTCTGCGGCGCCGACGGCGTCACCTACTGGTGCGGATGCGCCGAGGCGGCTTGTGCCGGCGCCGAAGTTGCGAAGTTAGGGTTCTGCGAAGTCGGAAGTGGTGGATCTGCAGCGCTACCCGGTCAGGCATTACTCTTGTTACACATTGTGTGGCTAATTGTGTTAGGGTTTTCAATGTTGTTTGGCCTATTCTAG